CGTGGACCGCCGCCAGCCTGATCACCGCGTACCGCACGGCGTACCACGGCTTCCTCGACAAGCTGCGCGCCCGGTACGGCAGCACCGCCGTCATCGTGGTGGTCGCCGCGTACATGTCCAACACGACGGCCCTGTCCGACGCCACCCAGCAGGTCGTCCGGGAGCGCAACACCCAGGGCGACAGCCGGGTGCGGCACTTCGCGTACGGCGAGACCGGCCTGGACCTGCTCGGCTGCCACTGGCATCCGTCGCTGCACGACCACCAGGTCATCTCCGACTCGCTCACCACCTTCGTCGGCACGCTCCCCTGACCTGGTAGCGCATGGCGGCCGGCCCGCAGCCGGGATAGCCTGCGGGCCGTGAGAATAGGTGTGCTCGGCGCCGCCCGCATCACCCCCGCGGCCCTGATGAGGCCCGCCCGGGTCGTCGGCGGCGTCGAGGTCGGAGCGGTCGCGGCCCGGGACCGCCGCCGGGCCGCGACCTTCGGCTCCCGGTACGGCGTCCAGGTGGTGCACGACTCGTACGCCGACGTGGTGGCCGATCCGTCGCTGGACGCGGTCTACATCCCGCTGCCCAACGGCAAGCACGCACAGTGGACACTGGCCGCGCTGGCGGCCGGCAAGCACGTGCTGTGCGAGAAGCCGTTCACCGCCAACGCGGCGCAGGCGCGCGAGGTGGCCGCCGCCGCGGAGCGCACCGGCCTGGTGGTGATGGAGGCGTTCCACTACCGGTACCACCCGGTGGCCCGGCGGATGCTCGAGATCCTCCACAGTGGTGAGTTGGGTGCGGTCCAGCGGGTGGACACGGCGCTGTGCTTCCCGCTGCCCCGGTTCTCCGACATCCGGTACGACTTCGGCCTGGCCGGCGGCGCGCTGATGGACGCCGGCTGCTACGCCGTACACTCGCTGCGCCTGCTGTCCCCCGGCGAGCCGGCGCTCAAGGCGGCGCGCGCCCTGACGCTGCGCCGGGACCGGCGGATCGACCGGGCGATGACCGCGCTGTTCGACCTTCCGGGCGGTGCCACCGGCCGCATCCGGGCCTCGATGTGGTCCTCGACGCTGCTGTCCATGCGGGCCACCGTCGTCGGCGAGCGCGGCACCATGACGGTCAACAACTACCTCGCCCCGCATCTGTGGTCGCGCTTCACGGTGACCGTCGACGGCCGGCGCCGCCGCGAGCCGGTCGACCGCGAGCCCACGTACGTCCACCAACTGCGCGCGTTCGCCGCCGCGGTCGGCGGCGAGCCGGCCAACCTCACCCCGCCCGCGGACTCGGTCGCCACGATGTCCCTGATCGACGACATCTACACGGCGGCCGGCCTCCCCTTGCGCACCTGACCCGGCGTGGACTAGCTTAAAATTTGAATGAACTGCGGAGCGTGACGACAGCCTTCCGGAGGTAGTCATGTCCACCTGGGACGCGACGACATACGAGGCCAAAGACAATCTGCTACGCGTGGTACGCGGTGAGGCCGAGCGCTTCTTCGCGCTCGCCTCCGACCCGGCCCGCTGGACGGCGCCCACCGCGTGCCCGGAGTGGGAGGTGCGGGACCTCGTCGGGCACCTGATCGACGTCACCGAGAGCTACTTCGTGTCCTTCGACGCCGCCCGGAGCGGCGGGCAGGTGCCCGACGCGCTCGGGACGCAGGCGATGCAGACGGGGCTGGACGACGGCGCGAAGGCGCTGCGGCCGCTGAGCCAGGAGGAGGCGGTCGGGCGGCTGCGCGGCGACTTCGCCAAGCTGATGGAGATGTGCGAGGCGCTCGGGCCGGACGAGTGGAGCGGGTTCCTCGTGCCGCACAAGTACATGGGGCCCCTGCCGGCCTACTTCTACCCGACCTTCCAGCTCATGGACTACGGCGTGCACTCCTGGGACATCCGGCAGGGCACCGGCCAGGCCCACGGCCTGTCCGCCGACGCCGCCGACCTGCTGGTGCCGTTCATGTTCATCCTCTGGCAGGCCACCACCAATCCGCCGGTCGAGGCCGAGAAGTGCCAGATCGGGGTACGCGTCAACGGCGGCAACAACGCCGGCTCCTGGCGGATCAGCGCCGGCCCGTCCGGGATGTCGTACGAGCCGGGGTCGGTCGACGACCTGCCCGCCGCGCTCGACTTCGACCCGGGCAGCTTCGTACTCACCACGTTCGGGCGCAGCAACTCGGGCACCATCAGCGGCGACATGGCGGTGGCCGAGCGCTACCTGAACCTCTTCTTCCGGATCTAGGGACCAGCCATGACCGACTACGCGGCGATCGACGCCGACCGGGACGAGATCCGCAAGGAACACCTGCGGACCGACCGGCCGCCGAGCAGCGCGCGGGGCGTGCACCACGTGGCACTGCTCAGCTCCGACGTGCGGCGGACGATCGAGTTCTACCAGGGCCTGCTGGAGTTCCCGCTCACCGAGATCTTCGAGAACCGCGACTACCGCGGCTCCAACCACTTCTTCTTCGACATCGGCAACGGCAACCTGCTCGCGTTCTTCGACTTCCCCGGCCTCGACCTCGGCCCGTACGCGGAGGTGCTGGGCGGCCTGCACCACGTCGCCATCTCCGTGGAGCCGGAGCGCTGGCAGAAGCTGCGCGACAAGCTCGACGCGGCGGCCGTGCCATACCTGCTGGAGAGTGGGTCGTCGATCTACTTTCAGGACCCGGACGGCGCCCGCGTCGAGCTGATCGCCGACCCGCTCGGCGAGATGTACGGCAACGCCGTGCTCTGACCCCACCGCAGCTGCACGCAGCAGGCGCCCGGCGCGGGTACCAGCAAGGCGTCGAGGTCGGCGTCGAGCCCGCGGGTCAGGCCGCGGAGGAAGGCGAGGTTCAGCCCGCAGACCAGGGCCGTCTGGCGGGCCGCGAGGGCGTGGAACGGACAGTTGCGTAGCAGGATACGGTCCGGTTGCGGCGCCGGCTCGTACCCGAGATCGACAAGGACCTCGACGGGGGTGGCGCGGCCGCGCAGGCCGCTCCCGACGGCCTGGCCGCGCTCTTGCGCCAGGCGCTCGGCGGCGCGCGCGCTGTCGTCCGGGTCGGCGGCGACGGCGTCGGCGAGGATCTCGGCGATGAGCTCGTAGCGGCGCTCCGGCACGGTGACCGCCACCCCGTCCCCGGCCGGCTCGTACACCTTCGGGGTGCGCCCGCGCCCGCGCGGCTGGCCGGCGGGGGTCTGATACCCGGCGCGCAGCAGCCCACCCTCCACCAGCTTGTCCAGGTGAAACGCGGCCAGGCCGCGGGACATGCCGGTGGCGTCGGCGGCCTCGTCCCGGCCGACCGGATGGTCCTGGTGCCGCACGTAGTCGTACAGGGCGCGCCGGGACCGGTCGGCCAGCATGGCCACGGCATCCCACCGTGCTCGGTCTTGAGGTGCGCGAGCCATGTGGCGAGAATATCACCAACGGGCGCTGTTGAAATTCCGCGGCGGAAGGGGCAGCATCACCATTAAGACCAACGTCCGTTGGCGGAAATGAGGTACCTGAGGTGACGCTGACGCCGCTGCGGGTCGTCCGGGACCAGGGCCGCGACCTGGAGGCCGCCGAGCGCGCGGCGGCCGACTTCCTCACCGCGCTCGGCGTCGAACTGGACTCCGACAGCCTGGCCGAGACCCCCGGGCGGATGGCGCGGGCCTACGCCGAACTGCTCAGCCCGCGCGAGTTCCGGCTCACCACCTTCCCCAACGACGAGGGGTACGACGAGCTGGTGCTCGCCCGCGCGATCCCGATCCGGTCGGTGTGCGAGCACCACCTGCTGCCGTTCGTCGGCGTCGCACACGTCGGCTACCTGCCCGGCACGCGCATCCTCGGCCTGTCCAAGCTCGCCCGCGTCGTCGAGCTCTTCGCCCACGGTCCCCAGGTGCAGGAGCGCCTCACCAAGCAGGTCGCGGACTGGCTGGCCGAACACCTGCGGCCCAAGGGCGTCGGCGTCGTCATCGAGGCCGAGCACCTGTGCATGACGCTGCGCGGCGTCCGTGCCGCCGGCGCCAGCACCATCACCTCCACCCTGCTCGGCGAGCTGCGCGAGGACCCCCGCTCGCGGGCCGAGTTCTTCATCCTGGCCGGACTGGGCCAGGGCTGACCGTGTTCATGGAACGGAGACCGGCATGGCTTTCGTGATCGTCGGTGCCGGGCTCGCCGGCGCCAAGGCCGCGCAGACACTGCGCGAAGAGGGCTTCGACGGCGACGTCACGCTCATCGGCACCGAGCCGGAGCGGCCGTACGAACGGCCGCCGCTGTCCAAGGGCGTCCTGCTCGGCGACGCCGAACGCGACAGCGTGTACGTGCACCCCGCCGACTGGTACGCCGCGCACGACATCGACCTGCGCGCCGGCACCACCGTCACCGGCATCGACCGGGCGCGGCGGCGCGTGCATCTGGAGGACGGCGAGTCACTGGTGTACGACCGGCTGCTGCTGGCCACCGGGTCGGCCCCGCGCCACCTGCCCGTGCCCGGCGCCGACCTCGACGGGGTGCTGTACCTGCGTACCCTCGCCGACATCGACCGCGTCGCCGCCGCCGCGGTCGACGGCGCCCGGCTCGTCATCGTCGGCGCCGGCTGGATCGGCCTGGAGGTCGCCGCCGCGGCCCGCCACCGCGGCGCCGCCGTCACCGTCGTGGAGGCCGCCGACCTGCCGCTGCAGCAGGTGCTCGGCACCCAGATCGCCGGCGTCTTCGCCGACCTGCACCGCGAGCACGACGTACGCTTCCACTTCGGCGTCCAGGTCGAGCGGCTGAACGGCACCGGCCACGTCACCTCCGTCCGGCTGACCGACGGCACCGACCTGCCCGCCGACGCGGTGCTCGTCGCCGTCGGCGCCCGGCCGCTCACCGACCTGGCCGAGGCCGCCGGCCTTTCGGTCGACAACGGCGTCACCGTGGACGCCAGCCTGCGCACCAGCGACCCGCACGTGTACGCCGCCGGCGACGTCGCGAACCTGCTCCACCCGCTACTCGGCGAGCGGATCCG
This genomic stretch from Phytohabitans rumicis harbors:
- a CDS encoding Gfo/Idh/MocA family protein; this encodes MRIGVLGAARITPAALMRPARVVGGVEVGAVAARDRRRAATFGSRYGVQVVHDSYADVVADPSLDAVYIPLPNGKHAQWTLAALAAGKHVLCEKPFTANAAQAREVAAAAERTGLVVMEAFHYRYHPVARRMLEILHSGELGAVQRVDTALCFPLPRFSDIRYDFGLAGGALMDAGCYAVHSLRLLSPGEPALKAARALTLRRDRRIDRAMTALFDLPGGATGRIRASMWSSTLLSMRATVVGERGTMTVNNYLAPHLWSRFTVTVDGRRRREPVDREPTYVHQLRAFAAAVGGEPANLTPPADSVATMSLIDDIYTAAGLPLRT
- a CDS encoding VOC family protein yields the protein MTDYAAIDADRDEIRKEHLRTDRPPSSARGVHHVALLSSDVRRTIEFYQGLLEFPLTEIFENRDYRGSNHFFFDIGNGNLLAFFDFPGLDLGPYAEVLGGLHHVAISVEPERWQKLRDKLDAAAVPYLLESGSSIYFQDPDGARVELIADPLGEMYGNAVL
- a CDS encoding NAD(P)/FAD-dependent oxidoreductase; translated protein: MAFVIVGAGLAGAKAAQTLREEGFDGDVTLIGTEPERPYERPPLSKGVLLGDAERDSVYVHPADWYAAHDIDLRAGTTVTGIDRARRRVHLEDGESLVYDRLLLATGSAPRHLPVPGADLDGVLYLRTLADIDRVAAAAVDGARLVIVGAGWIGLEVAAAARHRGAAVTVVEAADLPLQQVLGTQIAGVFADLHREHDVRFHFGVQVERLNGTGHVTSVRLTDGTDLPADAVLVAVGARPLTDLAEAAGLSVDNGVTVDASLRTSDPHVYAAGDVANLLHPLLGERIRVEHWSNALHSGPAAARAMLGQDVRYDRLPYFFTDQYDLGMEYRGWAPRGTYDQVVIRGDGDKREFLAFWLRDSRVLAAMNVNIWDANDHLDALVRAGLSGTPANPNLLP
- a CDS encoding maleylpyruvate isomerase family mycothiol-dependent enzyme, whose product is MSTWDATTYEAKDNLLRVVRGEAERFFALASDPARWTAPTACPEWEVRDLVGHLIDVTESYFVSFDAARSGGQVPDALGTQAMQTGLDDGAKALRPLSQEEAVGRLRGDFAKLMEMCEALGPDEWSGFLVPHKYMGPLPAYFYPTFQLMDYGVHSWDIRQGTGQAHGLSADAADLLVPFMFILWQATTNPPVEAEKCQIGVRVNGGNNAGSWRISAGPSGMSYEPGSVDDLPAALDFDPGSFVLTTFGRSNSGTISGDMAVAERYLNLFFRI
- a CDS encoding helix-turn-helix transcriptional regulator, which encodes MLADRSRRALYDYVRHQDHPVGRDEAADATGMSRGLAAFHLDKLVEGGLLRAGYQTPAGQPRGRGRTPKVYEPAGDGVAVTVPERRYELIAEILADAVAADPDDSARAAERLAQERGQAVGSGLRGRATPVEVLVDLGYEPAPQPDRILLRNCPFHALAARQTALVCGLNLAFLRGLTRGLDADLDALLVPAPGACCVQLRWGQSTALPYISPSGSAISSTRAPSGS
- the folE gene encoding GTP cyclohydrolase I FolE, with protein sequence MTLTPLRVVRDQGRDLEAAERAAADFLTALGVELDSDSLAETPGRMARAYAELLSPREFRLTTFPNDEGYDELVLARAIPIRSVCEHHLLPFVGVAHVGYLPGTRILGLSKLARVVELFAHGPQVQERLTKQVADWLAEHLRPKGVGVVIEAEHLCMTLRGVRAAGASTITSTLLGELREDPRSRAEFFILAGLGQG